A DNA window from Bacteroides cellulosilyticus contains the following coding sequences:
- a CDS encoding PaaI family thioesterase, whose protein sequence is MKKIINPWKDLEGYNCFGCAPNNESGVKMEFYEDGDEVVSIWKPRPEYQGWLNTLHGGIQSVLLDEICGWVVVRKLQTSGVTSKMETRFRKPVSTTDSHVVLRASIREQKRNIVIIDAKLYNEAGEVCSEAVCTYFTFPKEKAEQEMHFHHCDVEKEEILPLI, encoded by the coding sequence ATGAAGAAGATTATTAACCCATGGAAAGATTTGGAAGGATACAATTGTTTCGGTTGTGCTCCCAATAATGAGTCCGGTGTAAAAATGGAGTTTTATGAGGATGGCGACGAGGTGGTGAGCATCTGGAAGCCGCGTCCTGAGTATCAGGGTTGGCTGAATACGTTGCATGGTGGCATTCAGTCGGTGCTGCTGGATGAAATTTGCGGATGGGTGGTAGTGCGTAAGTTGCAGACAAGCGGGGTGACCTCGAAGATGGAAACTCGTTTTCGTAAACCGGTGTCGACTACAGACTCGCACGTCGTGTTGAGGGCTTCCATACGCGAGCAGAAGCGGAATATCGTGATTATCGACGCGAAACTTTATAATGAGGCGGGAGAGGTGTGCTCGGAGGCGGTATGCACTTATTTCACTTTCCCGAAGGAGAAGGCGGAACAGGAAATGCACTTTCATCACTGCGATGTGGAGAAGGAGGAGATTTTGCCGCTGATTTAA
- a CDS encoding FecR family protein, whose amino-acid sequence MKTETNIHELAIRYFEGQISKAEEKLLFNYIEQAEENRLRFRQWEKEWKVTNEGDEQTMQEWQRLQRRLRTQEAIMPMLPRRNFSFWRRVAAVAAIVVLTAGATLGIWNIASLSSTEDYFVFEAPYGEKSKMTLADGTVVWLNAGSVLKYSDKFNERNRKVILSGEAYFEVTKKDKAKFTVQTCGYDVVVKGTKFDVSAYPEDSVVTTALMEGIVEIHRGEQRIEMIPGEFVKLDMATGKITRTRNDVKQWKAWSENRIEFEDITLKELVAKLSRQYDVNISLESEQVGAKRFRISLRNRETIGEVMAALQEIIPITVERRGKDIYIRE is encoded by the coding sequence ATGAAAACAGAAACAAACATTCACGAATTGGCGATCCGCTACTTTGAAGGACAAATTTCAAAGGCAGAAGAGAAACTCTTGTTCAACTATATTGAGCAAGCGGAGGAAAACCGCCTGCGGTTTCGCCAGTGGGAAAAAGAATGGAAGGTTACTAATGAAGGAGACGAACAGACCATGCAAGAATGGCAACGTCTGCAACGCCGTCTTCGTACGCAAGAGGCTATTATGCCGATGTTGCCCCGTCGCAATTTCAGCTTCTGGCGCAGAGTGGCTGCCGTAGCCGCCATCGTGGTGCTTACTGCAGGGGCTACGTTGGGCATCTGGAACATTGCTTCCTTATCTTCTACTGAAGATTATTTCGTATTCGAAGCTCCCTACGGAGAAAAGAGTAAGATGACTTTGGCAGATGGTACAGTGGTATGGCTGAATGCCGGTTCCGTACTGAAGTATTCGGATAAGTTCAACGAGCGGAATCGTAAAGTAATACTTAGCGGTGAGGCTTATTTTGAAGTCACAAAGAAGGATAAAGCCAAATTCACCGTGCAAACCTGCGGATATGATGTAGTAGTAAAAGGAACTAAATTCGATGTTTCCGCCTATCCTGAAGACTCAGTTGTCACTACGGCACTGATGGAAGGAATTGTAGAAATCCATCGTGGGGAACAGCGAATAGAGATGATACCCGGTGAATTTGTAAAGTTGGATATGGCTACCGGAAAAATCACACGTACCCGTAATGATGTGAAGCAATGGAAAGCCTGGTCGGAGAATCGAATTGAATTTGAGGATATTACGTTGAAAGAACTGGTAGCGAAGTTGTCCCGCCAGTATGACGTCAATATCAGTCTGGAATCGGAACAAGTAGGTGCCAAACGCTTCCGCATTTCATTAAGAAACCGTGAGACGATAGGAGAGGTGATGGCTGCTTTACAGGAGATCATCCCGATAACCGTCGAACGTAGAGGAAAGGATATATATATCAGAGAATAA
- a CDS encoding glycerophosphodiester phosphodiesterase family protein, with the protein MRRNLFSLSCLLLLCTVALWGQNPAERIHKAFNEPAEKSILVVSHRADWRNAPENSLQAIQNCIDMGVDMVEIDLKRTKDGHLILMHDKTIDRTTTGKGKPEDYTLEELRQFRMRNGAGHKTRHLIPTFEEVMKLCKDKIMVNVDKGYDYFKEAYAILEKTGTVHQCIMKAGLPYGQVKAENGEVLDKMIFMPVIDLHKEGAEAIVDGYLEHMKPQAFELVFDNDGPEVHRLIKKVRDSGAKIFINSLWPELCGGHDDDLAVELKQPGESWGWIIGQGAKLIQTDRPALLLEYLKAKKLHD; encoded by the coding sequence ATGAGAAGGAATCTATTTTCATTGAGTTGCCTCTTGTTGTTGTGTACAGTTGCTTTATGGGGGCAAAATCCGGCTGAACGGATTCATAAAGCATTTAATGAACCTGCTGAAAAATCAATTCTGGTGGTTTCGCACCGTGCAGATTGGCGTAATGCTCCAGAAAACTCATTGCAAGCCATTCAAAATTGCATTGATATGGGAGTGGATATGGTTGAAATTGATTTGAAGCGTACTAAAGATGGGCATCTTATCTTGATGCATGATAAAACTATTGACCGTACTACTACGGGTAAAGGTAAACCGGAAGATTATACGTTGGAAGAGTTGCGTCAGTTCCGTATGAGAAATGGAGCCGGACATAAAACTCGGCACTTGATACCTACTTTTGAAGAAGTGATGAAGTTATGTAAAGATAAAATTATGGTGAATGTTGATAAAGGGTATGATTATTTTAAAGAGGCATACGCTATTCTTGAAAAAACAGGTACTGTGCATCAGTGTATAATGAAAGCCGGGTTGCCTTATGGTCAGGTGAAAGCTGAGAATGGTGAAGTATTGGATAAGATGATTTTCATGCCTGTGATCGATTTACATAAGGAAGGTGCTGAAGCGATTGTTGACGGTTATTTAGAACACATGAAACCCCAGGCTTTTGAATTGGTATTTGATAATGACGGTCCGGAGGTGCATAGACTGATAAAGAAAGTACGTGATAGTGGTGCTAAGATTTTTATAAATAGTTTGTGGCCGGAACTTTGTGGTGGCCATGATGATGATCTTGCTGTAGAGTTGAAACAACCGGGGGAGAGTTGGGGATGGATCATTGGACAAGGAGCTAAACTGATTCAGACAGATCGTCCTGCACTATTACTGGAATATCTGAAAGCAAAGAAGCTTCACGATTAA
- a CDS encoding ComEC/Rec2 family competence protein — protein sequence MKYIWGLLFALVADCAFSQELPRWKEGYMDIHHVNTGRGDCTFCILPDGTTLLIDAGENNRIGARVVAAKPDDTKKAGEWIADYIRYFIPKDKENIDYYLLTHYHSDHIGSWLHKKEGKGRYYLTGISEVYRNFPAKVIVDRGDDFMPPSDKDSCYMNYRNFVKSISDCTKRVTFNVGSCKQFVLRNEPEKYHSFSVRNVYANGKVWDGDTGVTSLFSDKGNYSKSEMPRENMYSCVIKLSYGAFDYYTGGDIPGFSRPGRPKWHDIETPVSDVVGKVEVAVLNHHGNEDGTNENFLRNLSPKNVIMSTWDALHPNHTVLYRLFSKEIYPEERKIFSTNMHPATKIVIGDLVDRMASHQGHIMVRVYPGGNKYRMYVFDDAVPISESHVIYESDLFECMK from the coding sequence ATGAAATATATTTGGGGATTGTTGTTTGCCTTGGTGGCTGACTGTGCTTTCTCACAGGAGTTGCCTCGGTGGAAAGAGGGATATATGGATATCCATCATGTAAATACAGGACGAGGGGATTGTACATTTTGTATTTTGCCGGATGGAACTACTCTGTTGATTGATGCCGGAGAGAATAATAGAATTGGAGCGAGAGTCGTGGCTGCAAAACCTGATGATACCAAGAAAGCTGGTGAGTGGATTGCAGATTATATCCGCTATTTTATACCTAAAGACAAAGAGAACATTGATTATTATCTTTTGACGCATTATCATTCAGACCATATCGGTAGTTGGTTGCATAAGAAAGAGGGTAAAGGCAGGTATTATCTGACTGGGATTTCCGAGGTATATCGGAATTTTCCTGCTAAAGTAATCGTGGACAGAGGAGATGACTTTATGCCTCCTTCCGATAAAGATTCTTGCTATATGAACTATCGTAATTTCGTAAAATCAATCTCTGACTGCACTAAACGTGTAACCTTTAATGTGGGATCGTGCAAGCAATTTGTGTTACGCAATGAACCGGAAAAATATCATTCATTTAGTGTGCGTAATGTATATGCTAATGGTAAGGTTTGGGATGGAGATACAGGAGTTACCTCATTATTTTCTGATAAAGGCAACTATTCAAAAAGTGAAATGCCCAGAGAAAATATGTATAGCTGTGTGATAAAGTTGAGTTATGGTGCATTTGATTACTATACAGGAGGGGATATACCAGGCTTTTCCCGTCCGGGACGTCCTAAGTGGCATGATATTGAGACCCCGGTTTCTGATGTGGTAGGCAAAGTAGAAGTGGCGGTATTAAATCATCATGGCAATGAGGATGGGACTAATGAAAATTTTCTCCGGAATTTATCACCTAAGAATGTCATAATGTCTACTTGGGATGCTCTGCATCCTAATCATACGGTATTGTATCGTCTATTCTCTAAAGAAATTTATCCGGAAGAGAGAAAGATCTTTTCCACGAATATGCATCCGGCTACTAAAATTGTTATCGGTGATCTGGTTGACAGAATGGCATCCCATCAGGGGCATATAATGGTGCGTGTATATCCGGGAGGTAACAAATATCGTATGTATGTTTTTGATGATGCAGTTCCCATATCCGAAAGCCATGTCATCTATGAATCGGATCTATTTGAATGTATGAAATAA
- the hisG gene encoding ATP phosphoribosyltransferase gives MLLRIAVQVKGRLYDETMSFLGESDIKLNAVKRSLLVQSSNFPVEVLFLRDDDIPQSVATGVADIGIVGENEYVEKNENAEIVKRLGFSKCRLSLAIPKDIEYPGVQWFEGRKIATSYPGILSTFLKTQNVSAEIHVITGSVEVAPGIGLADAIFDIVSSGSTLVSNRLREVEVVMKSEALLIGNRNLCDEKKEILKELLFRMDAVKTAEDKKYVLMNAPKERLEEIIQVLPGMKSPTVMPLAQEGWCSVHTVLDEKCFWEIIGKLKSLGAEGILVLPIEKMIL, from the coding sequence ATGTTATTAAGAATTGCAGTACAAGTTAAAGGTCGTCTTTATGACGAGACGATGTCATTTCTGGGAGAGTCGGATATCAAATTGAATGCGGTGAAACGTTCACTGCTGGTACAATCGTCTAATTTTCCTGTAGAGGTATTATTTTTGCGTGATGATGATATTCCGCAGTCAGTGGCAACAGGTGTGGCGGATATAGGTATCGTAGGCGAGAATGAATATGTGGAGAAGAATGAAAATGCAGAAATTGTAAAGCGTCTCGGATTCAGCAAATGCCGCTTGTCACTGGCTATTCCGAAGGATATCGAATATCCGGGTGTACAGTGGTTTGAAGGACGGAAGATTGCGACGTCGTATCCGGGTATCCTCAGTACATTCCTGAAAACACAGAATGTGAGTGCGGAGATACACGTGATTACGGGTTCGGTAGAAGTGGCACCGGGCATCGGACTGGCGGACGCGATTTTTGACATTGTTAGTTCGGGTTCTACGCTGGTGAGTAACCGGTTGAGAGAAGTGGAAGTGGTGATGAAATCGGAAGCACTGCTGATTGGTAACAGGAATCTGTGTGACGAGAAAAAGGAAATCTTGAAAGAGTTGCTTTTCCGTATGGATGCTGTGAAGACGGCGGAAGATAAGAAGTATGTGCTGATGAATGCACCGAAAGAACGTTTGGAAGAGATTATCCAGGTGCTTCCGGGTATGAAGAGCCCGACGGTGATGCCGTTGGCACAGGAGGGTTGGTGCTCGGTACATACAGTGCTGGATGAAAAGTGCTTCTGGGAAATTATCGGAAAGCTGAAGTCGCTGGGGGCAGAGGGAATTTTGGTGTTGCCGATTGAAAAAATGATATTGTGA
- the hisD gene encoding histidinol dehydrogenase — MKLINNPDRSQWAEILKRPVMNTENLFDTVREIIDRVKSDGDRAVLEMEAKFDKVELTSLAVTEAELKEAETLVDEKLKAAIRLAKQNIETFHAAQHFEGKKVETMPGVTCWQKAVAIEKVGLYIPGGTAPLFSTVLMLAVPAKIAGCKEIVLCTPPDKEGRVHPAILFAAQVAGVSRIFKAGGVQAIASMAYGTESVPKVYKIFGPGNQYVTAAKQLVSLRDVAIDMPAGPSEVEVLADETANPVFVAADLLSQAEHGVDSQAMLITTSEALQQAVKEEVERQLELLPRKEIAEKSLANSKLIVVKDMEEAIELTNEYAPEHLIVETADYMQVAELVVNAGSVFLGSLSPESAGDYASGTNHTLPTNGYAKAYSGVSLDSFIRKITFQEIRSEGMKNIGPAIEEMAANEHLDAHKNAVTVRLKTI, encoded by the coding sequence ATGAAATTAATTAATAATCCGGATAGATCACAATGGGCGGAAATACTGAAACGTCCGGTGATGAATACTGAGAATCTGTTCGATACGGTGCGGGAGATTATAGACCGCGTGAAGTCGGACGGTGACCGTGCGGTGCTGGAGATGGAGGCAAAGTTTGATAAGGTGGAGCTGACATCGCTGGCGGTGACGGAGGCGGAGCTGAAAGAAGCGGAGACGCTGGTGGATGAAAAGCTGAAGGCAGCTATCCGTCTGGCTAAACAGAATATAGAGACTTTTCATGCTGCACAGCACTTTGAGGGTAAGAAGGTGGAAACCATGCCGGGCGTGACGTGTTGGCAAAAGGCGGTGGCTATTGAAAAGGTGGGATTGTATATTCCCGGAGGAACGGCTCCTCTGTTCTCTACGGTGCTGATGCTGGCTGTGCCTGCGAAGATTGCGGGTTGTAAGGAGATTGTGCTTTGCACACCGCCAGATAAAGAAGGAAGGGTGCATCCTGCTATTCTTTTTGCCGCACAGGTGGCGGGGGTGAGCCGGATATTCAAGGCAGGTGGCGTACAGGCTATTGCTTCGATGGCTTATGGAACGGAAAGCGTGCCGAAGGTTTACAAGATATTCGGTCCGGGAAACCAGTATGTGACGGCAGCGAAACAGTTGGTCAGTCTGCGTGATGTGGCGATTGATATGCCTGCCGGTCCATCGGAAGTGGAAGTGCTGGCGGATGAAACGGCGAATCCGGTATTTGTAGCTGCGGACCTGCTGAGCCAGGCTGAACACGGTGTGGATAGTCAGGCGATGCTGATTACCACTTCGGAGGCTTTGCAACAGGCTGTGAAAGAGGAAGTAGAACGTCAGTTGGAACTTCTGCCCCGTAAGGAAATTGCGGAGAAATCTCTTGCCAACAGTAAGCTTATTGTGGTGAAGGATATGGAAGAGGCCATCGAACTGACGAACGAATATGCACCCGAACACCTGATTGTGGAAACTGCGGACTATATGCAGGTGGCAGAACTTGTGGTGAATGCGGGCTCCGTTTTCTTGGGATCACTCTCACCGGAAAGTGCGGGAGACTATGCCTCGGGAACGAATCATACCTTGCCGACGAACGGATATGCGAAAGCTTATAGCGGTGTGAGCCTAGATAGTTTTATCCGCAAGATTACGTTCCAGGAAATCCGTTCGGAAGGTATGAAGAATATCGGCCCTGCTATTGAAGAGATGGCGGCGAACGAACATCTGGATGCGCATAAAAATGCGGTAACAGTGAGATTAAAAACAATATAG
- a CDS encoding SusC/RagA family TonB-linked outer membrane protein, whose translation MNNRKSILCLFLLLLLSLGSLSVNAQTVSKVFKEQTLKTVLKEIESQTGLSIIYQKNEINENKKVNVTFENTPVVEALSSILDKSLEVNLKNKMIVISLKKLIPGDDQTKVRSITGKIIDENGEPVIGASVAIQGTTLGAITNIDGEYTLANVPENAEVTISFIGYQTLTFKANDKALQNVTLKEDSEMLDEVVVVGYGVQRKRDVTTSISSMKASELAVPVSSVDQALVGKMTGVQVSQPNGIPGGGLSIKVRGSGSITAGTEPLYVVDGFPMSGEAGNGTGQNVSPLSSINMNDIESIEVLKDASAAAIYGSRGANGVVIITTKQGKEGKDMKPTVQYDGYVGFQQRTKKIDMLDAYEYAWLSYDGHNNAYLDLLESKGLEGSINDSNEVRNQKLGKKPDVINQAYLLPPEIMPYINGETGLTNTDWQDEVMRTGIVTSHNLSLSGGNKAARYFVSGNYMKEQGIVIGSDFEQMGARGKVDANYKKFTFGTNLSFNYSVYNIVPTEDRYKEETIVASALAMSPTMPVYNADGSYNFDQWNWQYKHPQIVNPVALADEKEDQMKRYRFMGNVYGEYELYKNLKFKTSFGVDFNSYSRSYYRPSTLPTSLDRLPPSVPEGSKRDKNMLNWVWENTLSYTTVIKDVHNLSAIAGWTAQKESVNTSLLAGNGYPNDLVHTMNAASAITSWSATAYEWSLLSALARVQYSYKGKYLLSAAARVDGSSRFGKNNRWGMFPSASAGWYISEEDFMKDIKWLTSLKLRASYGISGNFNIGNYEYYATLSEDNYVFGKADGTLASGLRPATAGNPDLGWEKTAMFNLGLEIGLFNMLTLELDLYNSNTTDMLLNVPVAEFSGFSTVPMNIGKVNNKGVEFAISTTNSWGDFTWNNRFNISANRNEVKDLGGVDEMITTSESVTFITKVGEPIGNYYTLVTDGVFANQTEIDNSKNPDKSQRKYAYVSGAKPGDFRFKDMDGNMEIDENDRTITGNYMPKFTYGFSTELKYKWFDLSIALQGVQGNKIANIFRRYIDNMEGGNNCQVDALNRWQSESNPGSGYVVRANRSATGMNGTTSTWHIEDGSYMRIKNITFGYTLPKSLLTNVGISRARVYFSTQNPFTFTKYSGYNPEVNMKGGSLTPGIDYGTYPLSKSFVFGLNVTF comes from the coding sequence ATGAACAACCGAAAATCAATTCTATGCTTATTCCTTTTGCTTTTGCTCAGTTTGGGTTCATTGTCTGTAAATGCCCAGACAGTCAGCAAAGTTTTTAAGGAACAAACATTGAAAACTGTATTGAAGGAAATAGAGAGTCAAACAGGGCTGTCCATTATCTATCAGAAAAACGAAATAAACGAGAATAAAAAGGTTAATGTGACTTTTGAAAATACTCCCGTCGTAGAGGCATTGTCATCTATCCTTGACAAATCATTGGAGGTGAATCTAAAGAATAAGATGATTGTGATTTCTCTCAAAAAGCTAATACCGGGTGATGACCAAACAAAAGTAAGATCAATCACCGGAAAGATCATTGATGAAAACGGTGAACCGGTGATTGGGGCGAGTGTGGCAATACAAGGAACGACATTGGGGGCAATTACAAACATTGACGGTGAATATACTTTAGCCAATGTTCCGGAAAATGCAGAAGTAACCATTTCATTCATTGGCTACCAGACATTGACATTTAAAGCTAATGACAAAGCCTTACAGAATGTCACTTTGAAGGAAGATAGCGAAATGTTGGATGAAGTCGTAGTGGTGGGATACGGTGTACAACGTAAACGCGATGTAACCACTTCTATTTCCTCAATGAAAGCGAGTGAATTGGCAGTTCCAGTTTCTAGTGTGGATCAGGCGCTTGTCGGTAAGATGACCGGTGTGCAGGTTTCACAACCGAATGGTATCCCTGGTGGAGGATTATCTATTAAGGTAAGAGGTAGTGGTAGTATTACTGCCGGTACGGAACCGTTGTATGTGGTAGATGGTTTTCCCATGTCCGGTGAAGCAGGAAATGGTACAGGACAGAATGTGTCTCCTTTGAGTTCCATTAATATGAATGACATTGAGTCCATTGAAGTTTTGAAAGATGCTTCGGCGGCAGCCATTTATGGATCAAGAGGTGCAAATGGTGTAGTTATTATTACTACTAAGCAAGGTAAAGAAGGCAAGGATATGAAGCCTACCGTGCAATATGATGGATATGTAGGTTTCCAGCAACGTACTAAAAAGATAGATATGCTGGATGCGTATGAATATGCTTGGCTCTCCTATGACGGACACAACAATGCTTATCTTGATTTGCTGGAAAGTAAAGGTCTTGAAGGAAGTATCAACGACTCTAATGAAGTTCGTAACCAGAAGTTGGGGAAGAAACCGGATGTTATCAATCAGGCTTATTTGCTACCTCCCGAAATAATGCCATATATCAATGGTGAAACCGGACTGACGAATACGGATTGGCAAGACGAAGTTATGAGAACAGGAATCGTCACAAGCCATAATCTTTCTCTGTCCGGAGGAAACAAAGCTGCCAGATATTTTGTTTCCGGTAATTACATGAAAGAGCAGGGTATTGTTATCGGTTCGGATTTTGAACAGATGGGAGCCAGAGGAAAAGTCGATGCTAATTATAAGAAATTCACCTTCGGGACTAATCTGTCTTTTAATTATTCTGTGTATAACATCGTTCCTACCGAGGACAGATATAAAGAAGAGACAATCGTTGCTTCTGCTTTGGCCATGTCACCCACTATGCCGGTGTACAATGCCGACGGTTCTTATAATTTTGATCAATGGAACTGGCAGTATAAACATCCGCAGATTGTAAATCCTGTAGCTTTGGCAGACGAAAAGGAAGATCAGATGAAACGTTACCGTTTTATGGGGAATGTCTATGGGGAATATGAACTCTATAAGAATCTGAAATTCAAGACAAGTTTCGGTGTGGATTTCAACAGCTACAGCCGTTCTTATTATAGACCTTCCACTTTGCCAACTTCTTTAGACAGACTTCCGCCTTCAGTACCGGAAGGGTCGAAGCGTGATAAGAATATGCTGAACTGGGTATGGGAAAATACATTGTCATATACTACAGTCATTAAGGATGTACATAATTTGTCTGCCATAGCCGGATGGACTGCACAGAAAGAATCTGTGAACACTTCATTGCTGGCCGGTAATGGTTATCCTAATGACTTGGTACATACCATGAATGCAGCATCAGCTATTACAAGCTGGAGTGCAACCGCTTACGAATGGTCGTTGTTATCGGCATTGGCACGTGTGCAATATTCATATAAGGGTAAATATTTACTATCGGCTGCTGCTCGTGTGGATGGATCTTCCCGTTTTGGAAAGAATAACCGCTGGGGTATGTTTCCGTCAGCTTCTGCCGGATGGTATATCAGTGAAGAAGATTTTATGAAAGATATAAAATGGCTTACTTCCTTGAAATTGCGTGCGAGCTACGGTATCAGTGGTAATTTTAATATTGGAAATTACGAGTATTATGCTACGTTATCGGAAGACAATTATGTGTTTGGAAAAGCTGACGGCACTTTGGCCAGCGGTTTACGTCCTGCAACAGCTGGAAATCCTGATTTAGGTTGGGAGAAGACAGCTATGTTCAATCTGGGTCTGGAAATAGGACTGTTTAATATGTTGACTTTAGAACTGGATTTATATAACAGTAATACAACTGATATGCTACTGAATGTACCGGTTGCCGAGTTTTCCGGTTTCAGTACAGTACCTATGAATATCGGAAAAGTAAATAATAAGGGTGTCGAATTCGCTATTTCTACTACAAATTCTTGGGGAGATTTTACATGGAACAATCGCTTTAATATCTCTGCCAACCGGAATGAAGTGAAAGACCTCGGTGGTGTTGATGAAATGATAACTACTTCCGAGAGTGTGACTTTCATTACTAAAGTCGGAGAGCCTATCGGTAACTATTATACCTTGGTTACGGATGGTGTATTCGCTAATCAGACAGAGATTGATAACTCGAAGAATCCGGATAAGAGCCAACGTAAATATGCTTATGTCAGTGGTGCGAAACCGGGAGACTTCCGTTTCAAAGATATGGACGGTAATATGGAGATTGACGAGAACGACCGTACTATTACAGGAAATTACATGCCGAAGTTCACGTATGGTTTCTCTACAGAGTTGAAATATAAGTGGTTTGATCTCTCTATTGCCCTGCAAGGTGTACAAGGTAATAAGATTGCCAATATATTCCGTCGCTACATTGATAATATGGAAGGAGGAAATAACTGTCAGGTCGATGCTTTGAATCGCTGGCAATCAGAAAGTAATCCGGGTAGCGGCTATGTAGTTCGTGCAAACAGAAGTGCAACGGGTATGAATGGTACTACTTCTACCTGGCATATTGAAGATGGTTCTTATATGAGAATTAAGAATATCACTTTTGGATATACGCTGCCTAAATCATTGCTTACCAATGTAGGAATAAGCCGGGCAAGAGTTTATTTCTCTACTCAGAATCCTTTCACTTTTACCAAATATAGCGGATACAATCCGGAAGTGAATATGAAAGGTGGTTCACTGACTCCTGGTATCGATTATGGTACATATCCTCTGTCTAAATCATTTGTATTCGGATTAAACGTAACCTTTTAA
- a CDS encoding RagB/SusD family nutrient uptake outer membrane protein, whose translation MKIKYYIVAFASLLLTSCSDFLDLTPISEASSANYYKNTSDINSALSACYGSLQGTYQYGEYFISLMELRSDNVEDINPGGAAGMFYFIDNFTATSGNNVVRYAWKELYNQIYRCNNVLASIDVVTDAALKKQYEGEAMFLRALAYFNIVRLWGAAPLILKPVTAIEAKGYGRSSVADVYRAIEEDLEAASGMLTSAYDDDNLGRATSVAAKALLAKAYLTQQKWSAAATLLDNIVKDYSSKYGLQNTVADVFDVNQEMNKEILFAVRYSKSVLGEGHGYNDYFKDKSVIDSKLLESYGNTDDRKAMIEYKKVDANNNVIAKYYDTFDATTAKVGFDLPLLRWADVLLMCAEAHNEVAYENSESSKALSYLNLIRKRANAVEYKVTDLKDQSAFRKAVLEERRLEFPFELHRWFDLIRTDTAIEAMSKVGFTITKNDYLYPIPKTEVDLIDNPETFPQNPGYN comes from the coding sequence ATGAAAATTAAATATTATATTGTAGCTTTTGCATCTCTGTTGCTTACCAGCTGTAGTGATTTTCTGGACTTGACACCTATATCTGAGGCTTCTTCAGCAAATTACTATAAAAATACTTCTGATATAAATTCTGCATTGTCCGCTTGTTATGGTTCCTTGCAGGGGACCTATCAATATGGCGAATATTTCATTTCCCTCATGGAGCTAAGATCTGATAATGTGGAAGATATTAATCCCGGTGGAGCAGCCGGTATGTTCTACTTCATTGATAATTTTACTGCTACATCCGGAAATAATGTCGTTCGCTATGCATGGAAAGAATTATATAACCAGATATACAGATGTAACAATGTACTTGCAAGTATAGATGTGGTAACAGATGCCGCGTTGAAAAAGCAGTATGAAGGGGAAGCTATGTTTTTACGTGCTTTAGCATATTTCAATATTGTTCGTCTTTGGGGAGCTGCACCTCTGATCCTGAAACCGGTGACCGCTATTGAGGCTAAGGGGTATGGACGTAGTTCAGTGGCAGATGTTTATAGAGCTATAGAAGAGGATTTGGAGGCTGCATCCGGTATGCTTACTTCTGCTTATGATGATGACAATCTGGGAAGAGCCACTTCCGTAGCTGCAAAAGCATTATTGGCAAAAGCTTATCTGACACAACAAAAGTGGTCGGCAGCAGCGACTTTGCTGGATAACATAGTCAAAGATTATTCATCTAAATATGGTTTGCAGAACACCGTTGCTGATGTTTTTGATGTAAACCAGGAGATGAATAAAGAAATTCTGTTCGCTGTACGATATTCAAAATCAGTTCTTGGGGAAGGACATGGATACAACGATTACTTTAAGGATAAATCGGTTATTGATAGCAAACTCTTAGAATCTTATGGAAATACGGACGATCGTAAAGCCATGATCGAATATAAAAAGGTGGATGCTAACAATAATGTAATAGCTAAGTATTATGATACGTTTGACGCTACTACGGCAAAGGTTGGATTTGACTTGCCATTATTGAGATGGGCGGATGTATTGCTGATGTGTGCTGAGGCTCATAATGAAGTAGCCTATGAAAACTCTGAATCAAGTAAGGCACTGAGTTACTTGAATTTGATTCGTAAGCGTGCAAATGCAGTGGAATATAAAGTGACGGATTTGAAAGACCAGAGTGCTTTCCGCAAGGCTGTATTGGAAGAACGCCGTTTGGAATTCCCGTTCGAACTGCATCGTTGGTTTGATTTGATCCGTACAGATACGGCGATAGAAGCTATGTCAAAGGTTGGTTTCACAATAACAAAGAATGACTATTTATATCCGATTCCGAAAACAGAGGTTGATTTGATTGACAATCCGGAAACGTTCCCTCAAAATCCGGGATATAACTAA